One Megalopta genalis isolate 19385.01 chromosome 5, iyMegGena1_principal, whole genome shotgun sequence DNA window includes the following coding sequences:
- the RhoGAP100F gene encoding rho GTPase activating protein at 100F isoform X5, producing the protein MDTRTATKRATKTIAGWTEDTEARWKEEHRDVWTPEPARDRGADGSVKPEELGPGTTDEGSNKRGCKSAAQVWMSLLSLCDRMCGSAAWLVLFTCLHGEGRGEVTDISASPGRQAPANQLRPKEPPPMVIQGDFRKKGLSLQVSGISSEIFKQIETVENDHDAATAAALEAVDRRGEMVVRVIEPRQMGRKASEAAKKFIAMQDPKQPIHFVEIIKRPGQTLGLYIREGNGVDRNDGVFISRIALETAVYNSGCLKVGDEILAVNLVDVTHMSLDDVVIIMSIPRRLVLATRHGQHQPVSHSRQTEHKAPPVVVIKRELNEDESDHATSNHIRDSNRRRGDGREMLPSRSKLGLTGLGSSQDLGSSNGDLYYNSRPEGHWSYQPPPPPVITHQPKPSATQHFQPYERGYPKTLESLAEKDFTKVHSFYTGPVMPSNGGRRMSTGAGMQSVGSRLSGQTQSSHYGYSQHTASGRIMPRSGSDQHLPRVDYTSITTPARHTLLRSSLKSAGYLAGTSGLRYTTRYGTQADTTSTQRQGQFGTLTRRHRPPLDYASDTEATCSSSPKSAYYYYRHNMNNPSQSSAVSHLATLSRSQIGQSSSGLRSNSLPRSSRTLPQQPGLRSGLSTVASGLIDQEDSDGALSAPELPSIRRDRGRIPSSPSVFTSDEYRAWLSRTPSTSALYEQIRATTTRPPRYTYSAENIHAAANQGEYGSYGAYRPLSSTLDRLSTRSASAQQVNLANLRASTAISSTCHRGATNPRPASVASSARTSLTNQKPSLSSSTAQRATSIRRIRNPLDLESTRSIPTPTPTRTQDQRLLDINPAEFLKYKIEKPPTVGTPSSTSSLLSSLGEASGGDLAGGVSGLLWVHLLAGRGLRSTTSSSAATTPSTPSASCGLRDLYCVLECDRVHKARTVVRTGDLMFDWDETFELDLVGNRQLDLLVYSWDPQYRHKLCYKGSVHLATLLKESPVHQLAVKVEPRGTIYLKLRYTDAQQTFRRRGLPVISLATRVAPLFGVDLDTVVSRETKTGGVPGGVSTALAMGVPNVPIIVWRCVEEVERRGLDIIGQCLYRLCGSATKKRILREAFERNARSVNLSPDNVPDINVITGVLKDYLRELPEPLFTKCLYQMMVDALAVCLPDDPQGNAKLMFSILDCLPKVNRCTLIYLLDHLAMVVSQCNKMSPASLAVCFGPVLMLHSEETRPPLDFQQPIAVLKYLLEIWPVKSVRKISSVASALPRVMPAVEHSNSQHQLQPQQQPQPPQLQQQVQQQVHHQLQGTLGRTGLPWQQQHSLHQQPPTTITAALAPSTRPPPPVKPRQVIVSSPGSPSSEESEESPEPINKSLLGGLGLEKTANGVAGDAAGPGTEQITPTSSVDTEEGNTPHPEEGERDVEGDAEASDDDRHCDSD; encoded by the exons ATGGATACGCGGACCGCCACGAAACGCGCTACCAAGACCATCGCAGGGTGGACTGAGGACACCGAGGCCCGGTGGAAGGAGGAGCACCGGGACGTCTGGACGCCGGAACCGGCCAGGGACAGGGGCGCTGACGGCTCCGTGAAGCCCGAGGAGCTTGGTCCTGGGACCACGGACGAAGGCTCGAACAAAAGGGGCTGCAAATCGGCCGCGCAAGTCTGGATGTCCCTGTTGTCGCTCTGCGACCGGATGTGCGGCTCCGCCGCGTGGCTCGTGCTCTTCACATGCCTCCACGGG GAGGGCCGGGGAGAAGTGACAGACATAAGCGCAAGTCCTGGGAGGCAGGCACCTGCCAACCAGTTGCGCCCCAAGGAACCACCCCCCATGGTCATCCAAGGAGACTTCAGGAAG AAGGGCCTGTCGTTGCAGGTGAGCGGGATCAGCTCAGAGATCTTCAAGCAAATCGAGACCGTCGAGAACGATCATGACGCCGCGACAGCAGCGGCCCTCGAGGCCGTCGACCGGAGGGGTGAGATGGTCGTCAGGGTCATCGAGCCGCGACAAATGGGCAGGAAGGCATCCGAAGCGGCGAAAAAGTTCATTGCCATGCAG GACCCGAAGCAGCCCATCCACTTTGTCGAGATAATCAAAAGGCCAGGGCAGACGCTCGGGCTCTATATACGGGAGGGAAACGGCGTCGACAGGAACGACGGTGTCTTTATCTCGAGGATAGCCCTGGAGACCGCCGTCTATAACAGCGGCTGTTTGAAG GTAGGGGACGAGATCCTGGCGGTGAACCTGGTCGACGTGACGCACATGAGCCTGGACGACGTGGTGATCATAATGTCGATACCCAGGAGGCTAGTTCTGGCCACGAGACACGGCCAGCATCAGCCAGTTTCGCACAGTCGCCAAACGGAGCACAAGGCGCCGCCGGTTGTCGTCATCAAGAGGGAACTGAACGAGGACGAGAGCGATCATGCAACGAGTAACCACATCAG AGACAGCAATCGCAGGCGCGGCGACGGTCGCGAGATGCTGCCGTCTAGGTCGAAATTGGGATTGACGGGTCTAGGATCTAGTCAGGACTTGGGATCCAGCAACGGCGATCTCTACTACAACTCCAGACCGGAAGGACACTGGTCCTAccaaccgccgccgccgccggtgaTCACGCATCAGCCGAAACCATCGGCAACGCAGCACTTCCAGCCCTACGAGCGTGGATATCCGAAAACGTTGGAGAGCCTGGCGGAAAAA GATTTCACAAAG GTACACTCATTTTACACGGGGCCGGTAATGCCCTCGAACGGCGGTCGCCGAATGTCAACGGGGGCAGGCATGCAGTCGGTGGGCAGCAGATTGTCGGGGCAAACGCAGTCGTCGCACTATGGTTACAGTCAGCACACCGCCAGCGGGAGGATCATGCCCAGAAGTGGATCGGACCAGCATCTGCCACGGGTCGACTACACCAGCATAACTACTCCGGCTAGACACACTTTACTTAGATCCAGCTTGAAATCAG CCGGCTACCTTGCAGGAACATCGGGATTGAGATACACGACGAGGTACGGCACCCAAGCGGACACAACCAGCACCCAGAGACAGGGTCAGTTCGGCACCTTGACAAGGAGGCACCGGCCGCCATTGGACTACGCGTCCGACACGGAGGCGACGTGTTCCAGCTCGCCCAAATCGGCGTACTATTACTACAGGCACAACATGAACAATCCTTCGCAGAGCAGCGCTGTCTCGCACCTCGCGACGCTGTCCAGGTCGCAGATTGGTCAGAGTTCCTCGG GTTTGAGATCCAACTCCTTGCCTCGCAGCAGCAGAACGTTGCCTCAGCAGCCCGGCCTTAGGTCCGGCCTTAGCACGGTAGCATCAGGGTTAATAGACCAGGAGGACAGCGACGGGGCACTGTCGGCACCCGAATTGCCTTCCATTCGACGTGACAGAG GGAGGATACCGTCATCACCTAGTGTGTTCACATCGGACGAGTACAGAGCATGGTTGAGTCGAACACCCAGCACGAGTGCACTGTACGAACAGATCAGGGCGACCACGACTAGGCCACCCCGCTACACCTACAGCGCAGAGAACATCCACGCAGCTGCGAATCAG GGCGAGTATGGCAGCTACGGTGCATACAGACCACTGTCGAGCACCCTGGACCGACTGTCGACGAGGTCCGCCTCCGCGCAACAGGTGAACCTGGCGAACCTTAGAGCATCGACAGCCATAAGCTCCACGTGTCACCGAGGGGCGACGAACCCAAGACCGGCCTCGGTTGCATCCAGCGCGCGCACGTCGCTGACGAACCAGAAACCGTCTCTGTCGAGCTCCACGGCGCAGAGAGCCACCTCCATCAGGAGGATCAGGAACCCGCTGGACCTGGAGTCAACGAGAAGTATACCCACCCCCACGCCTACTAGAACTCAGGATCAAAGACTGTTAGATATTAACCCTGCAG AGTTCCTCAAGTATAAGATAGAGAAGCCTCCCACTGTAGGGACTCCAAGCTCGACCAGTTCCCTCTTGAGTTCCCTAGGGGAAGCCAGCGGCGGCGACCTGGCTGGTGGGGTCAGCGGACTGCTCTGGGTCCATCTGCTCGCCGGACGGGGCCTCAGGTCGACAACGTCATCGTCGGCGGCCACCACGCCCTCCACGCCATCAG CCAGCTGTGGATTGAGAGACCTGTACTGCGTGCTGGAGTGCGACAGGGTGCACAAGGCGAGGACAGTGGTGCGGACTGGCGACCTGATGTTCGACTGGGACGAGACCTTCGAGCTGGATCTCGTTGGTAACCGGCAGTTGGACCTGCTAGTGTACTCCTGGGACCCCCAGTACAGGCACAAGCTCTGCTACAAGGGCTCGGTGCACCTGGCCACCCTCCTCAAGGAGTCGCCGGTGCACCAGCTGGCTGTTAAAGTTGAACCACGCGGCACTATCTACCTGAAGCTGCGGTACACCGACGCCCAACAGACCTTCAGGAGGAGGGGACTCCCAGTTATATCGTTGGCCACCAGAGTGGCTCCCCTCTTCGGAGTTGATCTTGACACTGTG GTGAGTCGGGAGACCAAAACTGGCGGAGTTCCCGGGGGAGTGTCCACTGCCCTGGCGATGGGTGTGCCAAACGTTCCCATAATCGTCTGGCGCTGCGTGGAGGAGGTCGAGAGACGGGGCCTTGACATCATTGGTCAGT GTTTGTACAGACTGTGTGGGTCGGCGACGAAGAAGAGGATACTGAGGGAAGCGTTCGAGAGGAATGCCCGGTCGGTGAATCTGTCACCCGACAACGTACCCGACATCAACGTCATCACAG GTGTGCTGAAGGACTATCTACGAGAACTTCCAGAACCACTCTTCACGAAGTGCCTCTACCAGATGATGGTCGACGCACTGGCCGTCTGTCTGCCCGACGATCCACAGGGCAACGCTAAGCTGATGTTTAGTATCCTGGACTGTCTGCCGAAAGTGAACAGG TGTACACTGATTTACCTGCTGGACCACTTGGCAATGGTAGTGTCGCAGTGCAACAAGATGTCGCCGGCCAGCCTGGCAGTGTGCTTCGGGCCAGTCCTGATGCTGCACTCCGAAGAGACCAGACCTCCGCTGGACTTCCAGCAGCCGATCGCCGTGCTGAAGTACCTGCTGGAGATCTGGCCAGTTAAGTCAG TTCGGAAGATTTCTTCAGTCGCTTCAGCGCTTCCTCGAGTTATGCCAGCAGTCGAGCACAGCAACAGTCAGCATCAGCTGCAGCCGCAGCAGCAGCCGCAGCCGCCGCAGCTGCAGCAACAGGTGCAACAACAGGTACACCATCAACTGCAGGGAACATTGGGACGCACAGGGCTGCCCTGGCAGCAGCAACACTCACTTCATCAACAGCCCCCAACTACAATAACCGCAGCCCTCGCGCCCTCCACTCGTCCTCCGCCGCCGGTCAAGCCTCGGCAG
- the RhoGAP100F gene encoding rho GTPase activating protein at 100F isoform X6 yields the protein MDTRTATKRATKTIAGWTEDTEARWKEEHRDVWTPEPARDRGADGSVKPEELGPGTTDEGSNKRGCKSAAQVWMSLLSLCDRMCGSAAWLVLFTCLHGEGRGEVTDISASPGRQAPANQLRPKEPPPMVIQGDFRKVSGISSEIFKQIETVENDHDAATAAALEAVDRRGEMVVRVIEPRQMGRKASEAAKKFIAMQDPKQPIHFVEIIKRPGQTLGLYIREGNGVDRNDGVFISRIALETAVYNSGCLKVGDEILAVNLVDVTHMSLDDVVIIMSIPRRLVLATRHGQHQPVSHSRQTEHKAPPVVVIKRELNEDESDHATSNHIRDSNRRRGDGREMLPSRSKLGLTGLGSSQDLGSSNGDLYYNSRPEGHWSYQPPPPPVITHQPKPSATQHFQPYERGYPKTLESLAEKDFTKVHSFYTGPVMPSNGGRRMSTGAGMQSVGSRLSGQTQSSHYGYSQHTASGRIMPRSGSDQHLPRVDYTSITTPARHTLLRSSLKSAGYLAGTSGLRYTTRYGTQADTTSTQRQGQFGTLTRRHRPPLDYASDTEATCSSSPKSAYYYYRHNMNNPSQSSAVSHLATLSRSQIGQSSSGLRSNSLPRSSRTLPQQPGLRSGLSTVASGLIDQEDSDGALSAPELPSIRRDRGRIPSSPSVFTSDEYRAWLSRTPSTSALYEQIRATTTRPPRYTYSAENIHAAANQGEYGSYGAYRPLSSTLDRLSTRSASAQQVNLANLRASTAISSTCHRGATNPRPASVASSARTSLTNQKPSLSSSTAQRATSIRRIRNPLDLESTRSIPTPTPTRTQDQRLLDINPAEFLKYKIEKPPTVGTPSSTSSLLSSLGEASGGDLAGGVSGLLWVHLLAGRGLRSTTSSSAATTPSTPSGQPNLASCGLRDLYCVLECDRVHKARTVVRTGDLMFDWDETFELDLVGNRQLDLLVYSWDPQYRHKLCYKGSVHLATLLKESPVHQLAVKVEPRGTIYLKLRYTDAQQTFRRRGLPVISLATRVAPLFGVDLDTVVSRETKTGGVPGGVSTALAMGVPNVPIIVWRCVEEVERRGLDIIGQCLYRLCGSATKKRILREAFERNARSVNLSPDNVPDINVITGVLKDYLRELPEPLFTKCLYQMMVDALAVCLPDDPQGNAKLMFSILDCLPKVNRCTLIYLLDHLAMVVSQCNKMSPASLAVCFGPVLMLHSEETRPPLDFQQPIAVLKYLLEIWPVKSVRKISSVASALPRVMPAVEHSNSQHQLQPQQQPQPPQLQQQVQQQVHHQLQGTLGRTGLPWQQQHSLHQQPPTTITAALAPSTRPPPPVKPRQVIVSSPGSPSSEESEESPEPINKSLLGGLGLEKTANGVAGDAAGPGTEQITPTSSVDTEEGNTPHPEEGERDVEGDAEASDDDRHCDSD from the exons ATGGATACGCGGACCGCCACGAAACGCGCTACCAAGACCATCGCAGGGTGGACTGAGGACACCGAGGCCCGGTGGAAGGAGGAGCACCGGGACGTCTGGACGCCGGAACCGGCCAGGGACAGGGGCGCTGACGGCTCCGTGAAGCCCGAGGAGCTTGGTCCTGGGACCACGGACGAAGGCTCGAACAAAAGGGGCTGCAAATCGGCCGCGCAAGTCTGGATGTCCCTGTTGTCGCTCTGCGACCGGATGTGCGGCTCCGCCGCGTGGCTCGTGCTCTTCACATGCCTCCACGGG GAGGGCCGGGGAGAAGTGACAGACATAAGCGCAAGTCCTGGGAGGCAGGCACCTGCCAACCAGTTGCGCCCCAAGGAACCACCCCCCATGGTCATCCAAGGAGACTTCAGGAAG GTGAGCGGGATCAGCTCAGAGATCTTCAAGCAAATCGAGACCGTCGAGAACGATCATGACGCCGCGACAGCAGCGGCCCTCGAGGCCGTCGACCGGAGGGGTGAGATGGTCGTCAGGGTCATCGAGCCGCGACAAATGGGCAGGAAGGCATCCGAAGCGGCGAAAAAGTTCATTGCCATGCAG GACCCGAAGCAGCCCATCCACTTTGTCGAGATAATCAAAAGGCCAGGGCAGACGCTCGGGCTCTATATACGGGAGGGAAACGGCGTCGACAGGAACGACGGTGTCTTTATCTCGAGGATAGCCCTGGAGACCGCCGTCTATAACAGCGGCTGTTTGAAG GTAGGGGACGAGATCCTGGCGGTGAACCTGGTCGACGTGACGCACATGAGCCTGGACGACGTGGTGATCATAATGTCGATACCCAGGAGGCTAGTTCTGGCCACGAGACACGGCCAGCATCAGCCAGTTTCGCACAGTCGCCAAACGGAGCACAAGGCGCCGCCGGTTGTCGTCATCAAGAGGGAACTGAACGAGGACGAGAGCGATCATGCAACGAGTAACCACATCAG AGACAGCAATCGCAGGCGCGGCGACGGTCGCGAGATGCTGCCGTCTAGGTCGAAATTGGGATTGACGGGTCTAGGATCTAGTCAGGACTTGGGATCCAGCAACGGCGATCTCTACTACAACTCCAGACCGGAAGGACACTGGTCCTAccaaccgccgccgccgccggtgaTCACGCATCAGCCGAAACCATCGGCAACGCAGCACTTCCAGCCCTACGAGCGTGGATATCCGAAAACGTTGGAGAGCCTGGCGGAAAAA GATTTCACAAAG GTACACTCATTTTACACGGGGCCGGTAATGCCCTCGAACGGCGGTCGCCGAATGTCAACGGGGGCAGGCATGCAGTCGGTGGGCAGCAGATTGTCGGGGCAAACGCAGTCGTCGCACTATGGTTACAGTCAGCACACCGCCAGCGGGAGGATCATGCCCAGAAGTGGATCGGACCAGCATCTGCCACGGGTCGACTACACCAGCATAACTACTCCGGCTAGACACACTTTACTTAGATCCAGCTTGAAATCAG CCGGCTACCTTGCAGGAACATCGGGATTGAGATACACGACGAGGTACGGCACCCAAGCGGACACAACCAGCACCCAGAGACAGGGTCAGTTCGGCACCTTGACAAGGAGGCACCGGCCGCCATTGGACTACGCGTCCGACACGGAGGCGACGTGTTCCAGCTCGCCCAAATCGGCGTACTATTACTACAGGCACAACATGAACAATCCTTCGCAGAGCAGCGCTGTCTCGCACCTCGCGACGCTGTCCAGGTCGCAGATTGGTCAGAGTTCCTCGG GTTTGAGATCCAACTCCTTGCCTCGCAGCAGCAGAACGTTGCCTCAGCAGCCCGGCCTTAGGTCCGGCCTTAGCACGGTAGCATCAGGGTTAATAGACCAGGAGGACAGCGACGGGGCACTGTCGGCACCCGAATTGCCTTCCATTCGACGTGACAGAG GGAGGATACCGTCATCACCTAGTGTGTTCACATCGGACGAGTACAGAGCATGGTTGAGTCGAACACCCAGCACGAGTGCACTGTACGAACAGATCAGGGCGACCACGACTAGGCCACCCCGCTACACCTACAGCGCAGAGAACATCCACGCAGCTGCGAATCAG GGCGAGTATGGCAGCTACGGTGCATACAGACCACTGTCGAGCACCCTGGACCGACTGTCGACGAGGTCCGCCTCCGCGCAACAGGTGAACCTGGCGAACCTTAGAGCATCGACAGCCATAAGCTCCACGTGTCACCGAGGGGCGACGAACCCAAGACCGGCCTCGGTTGCATCCAGCGCGCGCACGTCGCTGACGAACCAGAAACCGTCTCTGTCGAGCTCCACGGCGCAGAGAGCCACCTCCATCAGGAGGATCAGGAACCCGCTGGACCTGGAGTCAACGAGAAGTATACCCACCCCCACGCCTACTAGAACTCAGGATCAAAGACTGTTAGATATTAACCCTGCAG AGTTCCTCAAGTATAAGATAGAGAAGCCTCCCACTGTAGGGACTCCAAGCTCGACCAGTTCCCTCTTGAGTTCCCTAGGGGAAGCCAGCGGCGGCGACCTGGCTGGTGGGGTCAGCGGACTGCTCTGGGTCCATCTGCTCGCCGGACGGGGCCTCAGGTCGACAACGTCATCGTCGGCGGCCACCACGCCCTCCACGCCATCAGGTCAGCCTAACCTAG CCAGCTGTGGATTGAGAGACCTGTACTGCGTGCTGGAGTGCGACAGGGTGCACAAGGCGAGGACAGTGGTGCGGACTGGCGACCTGATGTTCGACTGGGACGAGACCTTCGAGCTGGATCTCGTTGGTAACCGGCAGTTGGACCTGCTAGTGTACTCCTGGGACCCCCAGTACAGGCACAAGCTCTGCTACAAGGGCTCGGTGCACCTGGCCACCCTCCTCAAGGAGTCGCCGGTGCACCAGCTGGCTGTTAAAGTTGAACCACGCGGCACTATCTACCTGAAGCTGCGGTACACCGACGCCCAACAGACCTTCAGGAGGAGGGGACTCCCAGTTATATCGTTGGCCACCAGAGTGGCTCCCCTCTTCGGAGTTGATCTTGACACTGTG GTGAGTCGGGAGACCAAAACTGGCGGAGTTCCCGGGGGAGTGTCCACTGCCCTGGCGATGGGTGTGCCAAACGTTCCCATAATCGTCTGGCGCTGCGTGGAGGAGGTCGAGAGACGGGGCCTTGACATCATTGGTCAGT GTTTGTACAGACTGTGTGGGTCGGCGACGAAGAAGAGGATACTGAGGGAAGCGTTCGAGAGGAATGCCCGGTCGGTGAATCTGTCACCCGACAACGTACCCGACATCAACGTCATCACAG GTGTGCTGAAGGACTATCTACGAGAACTTCCAGAACCACTCTTCACGAAGTGCCTCTACCAGATGATGGTCGACGCACTGGCCGTCTGTCTGCCCGACGATCCACAGGGCAACGCTAAGCTGATGTTTAGTATCCTGGACTGTCTGCCGAAAGTGAACAGG TGTACACTGATTTACCTGCTGGACCACTTGGCAATGGTAGTGTCGCAGTGCAACAAGATGTCGCCGGCCAGCCTGGCAGTGTGCTTCGGGCCAGTCCTGATGCTGCACTCCGAAGAGACCAGACCTCCGCTGGACTTCCAGCAGCCGATCGCCGTGCTGAAGTACCTGCTGGAGATCTGGCCAGTTAAGTCAG TTCGGAAGATTTCTTCAGTCGCTTCAGCGCTTCCTCGAGTTATGCCAGCAGTCGAGCACAGCAACAGTCAGCATCAGCTGCAGCCGCAGCAGCAGCCGCAGCCGCCGCAGCTGCAGCAACAGGTGCAACAACAGGTACACCATCAACTGCAGGGAACATTGGGACGCACAGGGCTGCCCTGGCAGCAGCAACACTCACTTCATCAACAGCCCCCAACTACAATAACCGCAGCCCTCGCGCCCTCCACTCGTCCTCCGCCGCCGGTCAAGCCTCGGCAG